The Phycisphaerales bacterium AB-hyl4 genome contains a region encoding:
- a CDS encoding ABC transporter ATP-binding protein, giving the protein MSLIVCEKLTREYRRGENVIVPLNELDLAVEAGAFLALMGPSGSGKTTLLNLIAGIDRPTSGKLIIDGTNVASLSRSQLARWRSVNVGYIFQLYNLVPTLTAYENVELPLLLHRLSRRERHQRVATALELAGIADRHDHYPRQLSGGQEQRVAIARAIVTDSPIIVADEPTGDLDKASAARVMALLKQLNEQMGKTIVMVTHDPHCAEHARTLLHLEKGQLVEAGAAEKEVAHAQA; this is encoded by the coding sequence ATGAGCCTGATCGTCTGCGAGAAACTGACGCGCGAATATCGTCGTGGCGAGAACGTCATCGTGCCGCTCAACGAACTGGACCTGGCGGTCGAGGCGGGCGCGTTCCTGGCGCTGATGGGGCCGTCAGGCAGCGGCAAGACCACGCTGCTGAACCTGATCGCGGGCATCGATCGACCAACGTCGGGCAAGCTGATCATTGACGGCACGAACGTAGCGAGCCTCTCGCGTTCGCAGCTTGCGCGGTGGCGCAGCGTGAACGTGGGTTATATCTTCCAGCTATACAACCTCGTGCCAACATTGACCGCGTACGAGAACGTCGAGTTGCCGCTGCTGCTGCATCGGCTGAGCCGACGTGAGCGACACCAGCGTGTGGCCACTGCATTGGAGCTGGCGGGCATTGCCGACCGTCACGACCATTACCCGCGCCAACTTTCCGGCGGGCAGGAGCAGCGGGTGGCGATCGCCCGGGCGATCGTGACCGACTCGCCGATCATCGTCGCCGACGAGCCGACCGGCGATCTGGACAAGGCCTCGGCGGCGCGCGTGATGGCGCTGCTCAAGCAACTCAACGAGCAGATGGGCAAGACGATCGTGATGGTGACGCACGATCCGCACTGTGCCGAGCACGCCCGGACGCTGCTGCATTTGGAGAAGGGGCAACTGGTCGAGGCGGGTGCGGCGGAGAAGGAGGTCGCCCATGCTCAAGCCTGA
- a CDS encoding efflux RND transporter periplasmic adaptor subunit has translation MLLPLAMLLLLGLGLGYAARDALRPTLAVEVVPAVVRDVTVEQRSGGGGGVVVQAPGWVEPEPYATRVAALRDGIVAEVLAMEGEQLEAGQVVARLVDDDARIALTRAEADVAQAEAKLQAAQLALGASTSTAQPPATGSALAELEAELAIVPTWVAGHEAKVAELQAKLAPRRRAMERELVSPVQVELLEARLRAAEADLDGARQQEAVLRARLDRRRSELQSELLIARARRQVAEAAHEQAALAMTRSDVISPVSGVVLSRQIEPGSSVRAGDPEGATVLRLYDPARLQVRVDVPQAQAGRIGVGQEAQVVVDVLPEQVFEGRVTRVLHEADLGRNTLQFKVTIDEPSPQLKPQMTARVRFLAPGQDGDAQQQRGTQRLFAPMRVVGEQAGETRDVWLANQHGRAERRRITLGELHQGAWIEVRSGLNPGDRLIVDPPTDLQQSQRLSLREATFNSGAGAGGNR, from the coding sequence GTGCTGTTGCCGCTGGCGATGCTGTTGCTGCTTGGGCTTGGCCTGGGGTATGCGGCGCGCGATGCGCTGCGGCCGACGTTGGCCGTGGAGGTCGTGCCCGCGGTGGTGCGTGATGTAACGGTGGAGCAGCGATCCGGTGGCGGTGGCGGTGTGGTGGTTCAGGCACCGGGTTGGGTGGAGCCGGAGCCGTACGCCACGCGGGTGGCGGCGCTGCGCGACGGCATCGTGGCCGAGGTGCTGGCGATGGAGGGCGAACAACTCGAAGCGGGCCAGGTGGTGGCGCGACTGGTGGATGATGATGCCCGCATCGCGCTGACTCGGGCCGAGGCAGACGTGGCGCAGGCCGAGGCGAAACTGCAAGCGGCGCAACTGGCCTTGGGCGCGTCAACCTCGACAGCGCAACCGCCGGCGACAGGCTCGGCGCTGGCTGAACTGGAAGCGGAACTGGCCATCGTCCCGACCTGGGTCGCCGGGCATGAGGCCAAGGTGGCGGAACTGCAGGCAAAGTTGGCCCCTCGGCGACGGGCGATGGAGCGCGAACTTGTTTCGCCGGTGCAGGTCGAGTTACTCGAAGCGCGCTTGCGTGCGGCGGAGGCGGATTTGGACGGTGCGCGTCAACAGGAGGCTGTGCTCCGGGCACGGTTGGACCGACGGCGTAGTGAGTTGCAATCCGAGTTGCTCATCGCCCGTGCCCGGCGGCAGGTTGCCGAAGCGGCCCACGAGCAGGCGGCCCTTGCGATGACGCGGTCGGATGTGATCAGTCCGGTGTCGGGCGTGGTGCTGAGCCGACAGATCGAGCCCGGCAGCAGCGTCCGCGCGGGCGATCCGGAGGGGGCCACGGTGTTGCGGTTGTATGACCCCGCGCGACTGCAGGTGCGTGTGGACGTGCCCCAGGCACAGGCCGGTCGCATCGGCGTCGGGCAGGAAGCACAGGTGGTGGTGGACGTGTTGCCCGAACAGGTCTTCGAAGGGCGAGTCACCCGTGTGCTGCACGAAGCGGACCTCGGGCGCAACACGCTGCAGTTCAAGGTGACCATTGACGAGCCTTCGCCGCAGCTCAAGCCGCAGATGACGGCACGGGTGCGGTTCCTCGCGCCCGGACAGGACGGCGATGCTCAGCAGCAGCGCGGGACGCAGCGCCTCTTCGCGCCGATGCGGGTGGTGGGCGAGCAGGCGGGCGAGACGCGCGACGTCTGGCTGGCGAATCAGCATGGGCGGGCCGAGCGACGGCGGATCACGCTCGGCGAACTGCATCAAGGGGCGTGGATCGAAGTGCGCAGTGGCCTCAACCCGGGCGACCGCTTGATCGTCGACCCGCCGACTGACTTGCAACAAAGCCAGCGTTTGAGCCTTCGCGAGGCAACGTTCAACAGTGGTGCAGGCGCAGGAGGAAACCGATGA